Proteins encoded in a region of the Pseudomonas shahriarae genome:
- the rplO gene encoding 50S ribosomal protein L15: MKLNDLSPAPGSRREKHRPGRGIGSGLGKTGGRGHKGQTSRSGGTIAPGFEGGQQPLHRRLPKFGFVSLKAMDRAEVRLSELAKVEGDIVTVQTLKDANVINVNVQRVKIMLSGEVTRAVTIGKGIGATKGARSAIEAAGGKFEE; encoded by the coding sequence AGCATCGTCCGGGCCGTGGTATCGGTAGCGGTTTGGGTAAGACTGGTGGCCGTGGCCACAAAGGTCAAACCTCCCGCTCCGGTGGCACCATCGCTCCAGGCTTTGAAGGCGGTCAACAGCCGCTGCATCGTCGCCTGCCGAAGTTCGGTTTCGTTTCCCTGAAGGCCATGGACCGCGCAGAAGTGCGTCTGTCCGAGCTGGCTAAAGTGGAAGGCGACATCGTTACCGTGCAGACCCTGAAAGATGCCAACGTGATCAACGTCAACGTACAGCGTGTGAAAATCATGCTGTCCGGTGAAGTGACTCGCGCTGTCACTATCGGCAAGGGAATCGGCGCCACCAAAGGTGCGCGTTCGGCTATCGAAGCAGCTGGCGGCAAGTTCGAGGAATAA